CCTACGAGACCAAGATCGGCCCGCATAATGGCGCGCGCGTCGTCGCCAGGGCCTGGACCGATCCGGCGTTCAAGAAGGCGCTGCTGGAGGACGGCAGCAAGGCGATCGGCACGCTCGGCCATGTCAGCCGCGTCGGCGACCATCTCGTCGTGGTCGAGAACACGCCGCAGCGTCACAACATGGTCGTGTGTACGCTATGCTCCTGCTACCCCTGGGAAATGCTGGGTCTGCCGCCGGTCTGGTACAAGGCCTCGCCCTACCGTTCGCGTGCGGTGAAGGACCCGCGCGGTGTGCTCGCCGACTTCGACGTCATACTGCCGAAGGACATTGAGATCCGGGTCTGGGATTCCACCGCCGAGACGCGCTTCCTGGTGCTGCCGATGCGCCCTGCGGGCACCGAAGGCTGGAGCGAGGAACAGCTCGCCGAGCTCGTCACGCGCGACTCCATGATCGGCACTGGGTTTCCCAAAACGCCGGGAGCGCCGTCGTGAACGGCGTCCATGACATGGGCGGCATGGATGGGTTCGGCAAGGTCGAAGCCGAGCCGAACGAGCCGATGTTTCATGAGGAATGGGAGTCGCGCGTGCTCGCCATGGTGCGCGCGATGGGCGCGGCCGGTGCGTTCAACATCGACACCTCGCGCTTCTATCGCGAGACGCTTCCGCCACACGTGTACCTGTCGAGCTCCTACTACAAGAAGTGGTTCCTCGGCCTCGAGGAGATGCTGATCGAGAAGGGCTACCTTACCCGCGAGGAGGTTGCCGCCGGCCATGCGATGCAGCCCGGCAAGGCGCTCAAGCACGGCAAGTTCGATCTCGCCAATGTCGAGCGCATCATGGTGCGCGGCAAGTTTGCCCGCCCAGCGCCTGCGCCCGCCAAATTCAACATCGGCGATCGCGTTCGCGCCAAGAACATTCATCCCACCACGCACACGCGGCTGCCGCGCTACGTGCGCGGCCATGTCGGCGTGGTCGAGCTGAACCATGGCTGCCACGTGTTTCCTGACACGGCCGCGATGGAGCTCGGCGAGAATCCGCAATGGCTCTATACGGTCGTGTTTGCAGGCCGTGATCTCTGGGGCGCGGATGGTGATCCGACCCTGAAGGTCTCGATCGATGCGTTCGAGCCCTACCTGGACCCGGCGTGATGAGCAGTGAGGCTGCTGCCGCCGCGACGGCGGCCATTCCGAGCATTCCGCGCGACGATGACGGCCCGGTTTTCCGCGCGCCCTGGGAAGCCCACGCCTTTGCGATGGCCTTGAGCCTGCACGACCGTGGCGTGTTCACCTGGCCCGAATGGGCTGCAGCACTCGCCGACGAAATCAAGCGCGCGCAGGCCGCCGGCGATCCTGACACCGGCGAGACCTACTATCTGCACTGGCTCGCCACACTGGAGGGCCTCGTCGCGCGCAAGGGCGTCGCGTCGATGGATACACTGCATCGCTATCGCAATGCCTGGGATCATGCGGCTGATCGCACGCCGCACGGCAAGCCGATCGAGCTAAAGCCGGAGGATTTTGGCTAGCTGGTGCCGTTTGTCGTCGCCCGGCTTGACCAATGACCAACCAGTCAGTGATGTGTCCGAACAGGTGTCAGCCATGTCTCCAGACTAAACATTTCGCGGGCAATGACACCATTTCGTTGGCTACCTCTGCGCCACAAACTCCCGCCATCCCTTCGCGCGCAGGCTGCACGCCGGGCATTCGCCACAGCCATAGCCCCAATCGTGCTGCGCGCCGCGTTCGCCGAGATAACAGGTGTGGGACTGCTCGCGGATGAGATCGACCAGCGCGTCGCCGCCGAGGTCATGCGCGAGCTTCCATGTTGCGGCCTTGTCGATCCACATCAGCGGCGTATGCAGTTCGAACTTCCTTGCCATACCGAGCGAGAGCGCCGACTGCATCGCGCGGATGGTATCGTCGCGGCAATCGGGATAGCCGGAATAGTCGGTCTCGCACATGCCGCCGACGATGTGGGTAATTCCCCGACGATAGGCCAGCGCCGCGGCGAACGTCAAAAACACCAGATTGCGGCCGGGCACAAACGTGTTCGGCAACCCGTCGGCGCCCATTGCGATCGCGACATCGCGCGTCAGCGCCGTCTCCGACACGGCCGCCAAGGTCGGGATGGACAACGTGTGGCTCTCACCGAGTTTTGCAGCCCAATCCGCGCGAAGACCCTTGATGCCGTCGACCAGCCGGTCGCGGCAGTCGAGCTCGACGGCGTGGCGCTGGCCGTATTCGAACCCCAGCGTCTCCACGCGGGCGAAGCGGCTCAGCGCCCAGGCGAGACAGGTGGTGGAGTCCTGGCCCCCGGAAAACAGCACCAGCGCGGTTTGTGATGAAAATGCGTCACTCATGGCCTTGCGCTTTAGCATTGCAGGACGTGTCAGCCAATCGGTGGAAATCGGCCCTTTCCGGCGCGCCCCGCTGGGAACGGCGGCCCGCTTTTGGCATAAGGTTTCGGACCCAGGAGACTGCCCCGCAATGACCCCTTCCCGCGACATTTCCCGCCTGATCGAGATCATGGCGGCGCTGCGCAAGCCGGTGACCGGCTGCCCCTGGGACCTCGAGCAGAATTTCGCGACGATCGCGCCGTACACGATCGAGGAAGCGTATGAGGTGGTCGACGCCATCGACCGCGGCGACCTCGACGATCTCCGCGAGGAGCTCGGAGACCTGCTCTTGCAGGTCGTGTTCCACGCCCAGATGGCGTCGGAGCAGAACGTTTTTTCGTTCGGCGATGTCGTCGAGGCCATCACTCGAAAAATGATCCGGCGCCATCCACATGTGTTCGCCGACAAGGACGGCAACCTCGCCTCCTCGCACGTCAAGGAGGTCTGGGACCGCATCAAGGCCGAGGAGAAAGCCGAGCGCGCCGCGCGCCGGCGGCCGGAAGCTGCACCGAAGCACCAATCGCTACTCTCGGGCGTCAAGGCCGGCCAGCCTGCTCTGACGCGCGCAATGGAGCTGCAGCGCAAGGCCTCCACGGTCGGCTTCGACTGGAACGATCCGCGCGCTGTCTTGCAAAAGATCCGCGAGGAAGCTGACGAGATCGAGGCCGCGCTCGACCGCAACGACAAGCAGGAGATTGCGGAAGAAACCGGCGACCTCATGTTCGCCCTCGTCAACCTCGCCCGACACGTCGATGCCGATCCCGAAGCCGCATTGCGCGCGACCAACGCGAAGTTCGAAAAGCGCTTTGCCTATATCGAGCGGGCGCTGGAAGCGCAGGGCCGCACGCTGGAGCAGGCGTCGCTGGCGGAGATGGACGCGTTGTGGAATGCGGCGAAGACGGCAACCTGACACGGGGACACGCAGTGGAGATCAAACAGGACGACCCGAAAGCGCCCCATGTTGCCGCCTTGTTGGCGCATCATCTCGAAGAGCTGCGCAGCGTCATGGGGGAGCACGCGCAGGCACTCGACGCGAGCGGCCTGTCGGCTCCGTCCGTAACGTTCTGGACGGCCTGGCAGGACGATATGCTCGCTGGTTTTGGTGCGCTGAAGCAACTGGACGCAACGCATGGCGAAGTGAAGTCGATGCGCGCCGCACCCGCTGTGCGGCGGACCGGCGCCGGACGCTCGATTCTGAACCACATCATCGCTGAAAGCCGAAAGCGCGGATATTCGCGTCTGAGCCTGGAGACTGGGACGGCTCCCCTGCACGTTCCGGCCGTCGCGCTCTATCGCAGCGTTGGCTTCGTCTCCTGCGCGCCGTTCGCCGACTACCAGGCGAGTGCGCACAACCAGTTTCTAAGCCTCGACCTTTCGCGGTAACTTAACTAAGCGGCTCACGCCGACAAACGCGGCACCGCGTCGAACCTGTTCACCACGATATCCCGCTTGGTCTCGTCCACCCGCACGGTCATGTCGAAGCGGCCGTCGTGCAGCTCCTTGGCCAGCACCTCGGAATTGCGGTGCAGCCAGGAGATTCCCGCGCCGTCGGCAGCGTCGATCGAGAGGTCGAGCGTGGTGCGTTTGGCGGCAAGCCGTTCCTCGATCGCGGCGAGCAGCGCGTCGATGCCTTCGCCTGAGACGGCCGAGACCAGCATCGCAGGATGATCCTCCGGCCGGCGCGCGGCGATGTTCAAGAGCTCTTCGCGCTGCTCCGGATCGTAACGATCGATCTTGTTCCAGACCTCGATGATGCGGCCGGAATCGTCGGGGTTGATACCGAGCTGGCGCAGCACGGCGTCGACGTCGCTCTGCTGGGCCTCGGCATCCTCATGCGAGATGTCGCGGACATGCAGGATGACGTCGGCTTCCAGCACCTCCTCCAGCGTGGCGCGGAAGGCGGCGACGAGCTGGGTCGGCAGATTGGAGATGAATCCGACGGTATCAGACAGCATCGCCTTGCCGCCATGCGGCAGTGTCAGCGCCCGCAAGGTGGGATCGAGCGTCGCGAACAGCATGTCGGCGGCTTGCACGTCGGCGCGGGTCAGGCGGTTGAACAGTGTCGACTTGCCGGCATTTGTGTAGCCGACCAGCGCGACGACGCGGTACGGCACACGCTGGCGCCCGGCGCGATGCAGACGGCGCGTTGCCTGCACCTTCTTCAGCTCGCCCTCGAGCTTGGTGATGCGCTCCTGGATGAGGCGGCGGTCGGCTTCGATCTGCGTCTCGCCGGGGCCGCCCATGAATCCGAAGCCGCCGCGCTGGCGCTCCAGATGGGTCCACGATCGCACCAAGCGCGAACGCTGGTAGTTGAGATGCGCGAGCTCGACCTGGAGCGAGCCTTCCTTGGTCTTGGCGCGGCGGCCGAAGATCTCGAGAATGAGCCCGGTGCGGTCGAGCACCTTGGCATGCAATTCCTTCTCGAGATTGCGCTGCTGGATCGGCGCCAGCGCGCAGTCCATCACCACGAGCTCGACGTCGAGACTCTTGGCGAGCGCGGCAATCTCCTCGACCTTGCCCTTGCCGATATAAGTCGCGGGCCGGATCTGGCTGATCGGCGCAATGATGGCATCGGCAATGACGAGATCAATCGCACGCGCAAGGCCGGCGGCTTCGTCGAGCCGGGCCTCGGCGTCACGCTGGACATGACTGGCAGAGGCATGGCTCTCCGATTGCGCGTCGGCATTACCCGCACGCGCCCGCAAATAGGGGCCGATGACAAGCACCCGCCCCGTCTGCTTAACCCCTGCCGACCGCGGACGGTCGGCATCCCCGTCGAAATTCCGGGGTTCCAATCAGATCACTCTCAAGCCGGCTGATCCTCGCCGCCTTCGAACAGCTGGATCGGAGCGCCCGGCATGATGGTCGAGATCGCATGCTTGTAGACCAGCTGCGAATGACCGTCGCGCCGAAGCAGCAGACAGAAGTTGTCGAACCAGGTCACGATGCCCTGGAGCTTCACTCCGTTGACCAGAAAGATCGTCAGTGGCGTCTTGGTTTTGCGAACGTGATTAAGGAAGGTGTCCTGTAGGTTTTGTGCGCGGTCTGCCGCCATTGTTTTTTTCTCGCTTTGAGTTTCTTTTTATAGCGCCGGTCGCGGCCCTGTTTTGAAAGTTTGGGCCTTCGTCCGGTTGCCGTCCCTCATGAGATCCCCCTCTAGGGAACAGCAGGATGATTAGAAGGCAGGCGAACACTTTAGGCAAGCCGCTTCACGCGGCAGGGCGCGCCGATTTTCTCCGAAAAATTACGGAAACAGATGATTTTCCTCAGATATCCCTAAAGGTAGCGCCGCGCCGTCGCGCGTCAACCGACCCCGAGCGCCTTCAACTTCCGGTGTAGCGCCGAACGTTCCATGCCAACAAACTCGGCCGTACGAGAAATATTTCCTGAGAAACGGCTGATCTGGGCAATCAAATAGTCGCGCTCGAACACTTCACGTGCCTCGCGCAGGGGCAGGCCCATGATGTGCTCGCCATTGTTGCTGGTCGGCATCGCCGGGACCATCGAACCGACGTCCTGCGGCAGCATGTCGGCGGTGATGATCACCTCCGGCCCGCCGGCAGCCAGAATCATGACTCGTTCAACGTTGTTGCGGAGCTGGCGCACATTACCCGGCCAGACATGCGATTGCAGCACCGCCATCGCGTCCTGTCCGATCTGCCGCTTGGGCAGGCCGCTGCCGGCCGAGATCTGCTCCATGAAATAGTCGATCAGCTCAGGAATGTCCTCACGCCGCTCCGACAGCGCGGGCACGCGGATCGGCACTACCGACAGCCGATGATACAGATCTTCGCGGAAATGGCCGGCCGCGATCTCTTCTTCGAGATTGCGCGCGGTCGAGGAGATGATGCGGACGTCGACCTGCACCTTGGCGGTGCCGCCGACGCGCTGGAACGACTGCTCGACGAGCACGCGCAAAATCTTGTTCTGGGTCTCGCGCGGCATGTCCGCGATCTCGTCGATGAACAGCGTGCCGCCGTGCGCCTCTTCGAGCGCGCCGGGCTTGCGCGGCTGCTCGCCGTTGGATTGCTCGACGCCGAACAGCTCGTGCTCCATCCGCTCCGGCGTGATCGCCGCGGCGTTGATGACGACGAAGGGACCGTCGGCGCGACCCGAGGCCGTGTGCAGCGTGCGCGCGGTCAATTCCTTGCCGGCGCCGGCGGGGCCGACGATCAGGATCCGGCTGTTGGCTTTGGCCGCGCGCTCGATGGTCTGGCGCAGCTGGTTCATGCTGGGCGAGCGGCCGACGAGCTGGCTGGCGCTCGGCGCGAGCTGCTTCAGCTCCTTCACCTCGCGCTTGAGGCGCGAGTTTTCCAGCGCGCGGTTGGCGACCAGGATCAACCGGTCCGCCTTGAATGGCTTCTCGATGAAGTCATAGGCGCCGCGCTTGATCGCGGCGACTGCGGTCTCGATGTTGCCGTGGCCGGAGATCATCACGACAGGCAGGTCGGCATTGTCCTTCTTGACCTGCTCCAGGAGCTGCAAGCCGTCGAGCTTGGAGCCTTGCAGCCAGATGTCGAGGAAGACGAGGTGCGGCCTGCGGTTGGCGATTTCGGCCAAAGCCGAGTCGCTGTCGCGTGCCGTGCGGGTGACAAAACCCTCGTCTTCGAGGATGCCCGCAACGAGATCCCGAATATCGGCCTCATCATCGACAATCAGAATTTCACTTGCCATGGGTCGCGCCTGTCTTGTCAGCTGCCTGTTGAGGCTTCGATTTTCGTTGAATCATTGGTCTTTTCAGCGGGCTCTTTGGTTTCGGCCGCCGGCTCTTTTGTTTCCTGCGTCACGACGGCGCCATCGGCCTTCTTGGCCTGGCCGGAGATCGCAAAGCGCATCCGCATCCAGGCGCCACGCTGGCCCTGGCGGAAGTCGGAGGCGTCCTTCAATTCGATACGGCCGCCATGGTCTTCGAGCACGCGGCCGACGATGGCGAGGCCAAGGCCGGTGCCCTTGGCGCGCGTCGTCACATAGGGCTCGAGCAGCCGCGAGCGTGCGACCTTGGGCAGGCCGATGCCGTTGTCGATGACGTCGATCAGCACGTCCTCGCCGTCGCGCGACACCACGACGTCGATGCGACCCTTTCCCCCGTCCTTGCCAAGCTCCTCCGGCGGCACCTGCTCGATCGCCTCCGTGGCGTTCTTGACGATGTTGGTGACCGCCTGCGAGATCAGCCGCCGGTCGAACTGGGC
The genomic region above belongs to Bradyrhizobium sp. CCBAU 53338 and contains:
- the nthB gene encoding nitrile hydratase subunit beta, which encodes MNGVHDMGGMDGFGKVEAEPNEPMFHEEWESRVLAMVRAMGAAGAFNIDTSRFYRETLPPHVYLSSSYYKKWFLGLEEMLIEKGYLTREEVAAGHAMQPGKALKHGKFDLANVERIMVRGKFARPAPAPAKFNIGDRVRAKNIHPTTHTRLPRYVRGHVGVVELNHGCHVFPDTAAMELGENPQWLYTVVFAGRDLWGADGDPTLKVSIDAFEPYLDPA
- the hflX gene encoding GTPase HflX; protein product: MEPRNFDGDADRPRSAGVKQTGRVLVIGPYLRARAGNADAQSESHASASHVQRDAEARLDEAAGLARAIDLVIADAIIAPISQIRPATYIGKGKVEEIAALAKSLDVELVVMDCALAPIQQRNLEKELHAKVLDRTGLILEIFGRRAKTKEGSLQVELAHLNYQRSRLVRSWTHLERQRGGFGFMGGPGETQIEADRRLIQERITKLEGELKKVQATRRLHRAGRQRVPYRVVALVGYTNAGKSTLFNRLTRADVQAADMLFATLDPTLRALTLPHGGKAMLSDTVGFISNLPTQLVAAFRATLEEVLEADVILHVRDISHEDAEAQQSDVDAVLRQLGINPDDSGRIIEVWNKIDRYDPEQREELLNIAARRPEDHPAMLVSAVSGEGIDALLAAIEERLAAKRTTLDLSIDAADGAGISWLHRNSEVLAKELHDGRFDMTVRVDETKRDIVVNRFDAVPRLSA
- the hfq gene encoding RNA chaperone Hfq encodes the protein MAADRAQNLQDTFLNHVRKTKTPLTIFLVNGVKLQGIVTWFDNFCLLLRRDGHSQLVYKHAISTIMPGAPIQLFEGGEDQPA
- a CDS encoding GNAT family N-acetyltransferase; translated protein: MEIKQDDPKAPHVAALLAHHLEELRSVMGEHAQALDASGLSAPSVTFWTAWQDDMLAGFGALKQLDATHGEVKSMRAAPAVRRTGAGRSILNHIIAESRKRGYSRLSLETGTAPLHVPAVALYRSVGFVSCAPFADYQASAHNQFLSLDLSR
- the queC gene encoding 7-cyano-7-deazaguanine synthase QueC → MSDAFSSQTALVLFSGGQDSTTCLAWALSRFARVETLGFEYGQRHAVELDCRDRLVDGIKGLRADWAAKLGESHTLSIPTLAAVSETALTRDVAIAMGADGLPNTFVPGRNLVFLTFAAALAYRRGITHIVGGMCETDYSGYPDCRDDTIRAMQSALSLGMARKFELHTPLMWIDKAATWKLAHDLGGDALVDLIREQSHTCYLGERGAQHDWGYGCGECPACSLRAKGWREFVAQR
- a CDS encoding nitrile hydratase accessory protein, with protein sequence MSSEAAAAATAAIPSIPRDDDGPVFRAPWEAHAFAMALSLHDRGVFTWPEWAAALADEIKRAQAAGDPDTGETYYLHWLATLEGLVARKGVASMDTLHRYRNAWDHAADRTPHGKPIELKPEDFG
- a CDS encoding sigma-54 dependent transcriptional regulator, translating into MASEILIVDDEADIRDLVAGILEDEGFVTRTARDSDSALAEIANRRPHLVFLDIWLQGSKLDGLQLLEQVKKDNADLPVVMISGHGNIETAVAAIKRGAYDFIEKPFKADRLILVANRALENSRLKREVKELKQLAPSASQLVGRSPSMNQLRQTIERAAKANSRILIVGPAGAGKELTARTLHTASGRADGPFVVINAAAITPERMEHELFGVEQSNGEQPRKPGALEEAHGGTLFIDEIADMPRETQNKILRVLVEQSFQRVGGTAKVQVDVRIISSTARNLEEEIAAGHFREDLYHRLSVVPIRVPALSERREDIPELIDYFMEQISAGSGLPKRQIGQDAMAVLQSHVWPGNVRQLRNNVERVMILAAGGPEVIITADMLPQDVGSMVPAMPTSNNGEHIMGLPLREAREVFERDYLIAQISRFSGNISRTAEFVGMERSALHRKLKALGVG
- the mazG gene encoding nucleoside triphosphate pyrophosphohydrolase, with amino-acid sequence MTPSRDISRLIEIMAALRKPVTGCPWDLEQNFATIAPYTIEEAYEVVDAIDRGDLDDLREELGDLLLQVVFHAQMASEQNVFSFGDVVEAITRKMIRRHPHVFADKDGNLASSHVKEVWDRIKAEEKAERAARRRPEAAPKHQSLLSGVKAGQPALTRAMELQRKASTVGFDWNDPRAVLQKIREEADEIEAALDRNDKQEIAEETGDLMFALVNLARHVDADPEAALRATNAKFEKRFAYIERALEAQGRTLEQASLAEMDALWNAAKTAT
- the nthA gene encoding nitrile hydratase subunit alpha, coding for MSDDHDHHHHDDDHSELSETELRVRALETILTEKGYVEPAALDAIIQAYETKIGPHNGARVVARAWTDPAFKKALLEDGSKAIGTLGHVSRVGDHLVVVENTPQRHNMVVCTLCSCYPWEMLGLPPVWYKASPYRSRAVKDPRGVLADFDVILPKDIEIRVWDSTAETRFLVLPMRPAGTEGWSEEQLAELVTRDSMIGTGFPKTPGAPS